The Pristiophorus japonicus isolate sPriJap1 chromosome 17, sPriJap1.hap1, whole genome shotgun sequence DNA window CTCAATTTTAACATTCTCAGCCTTATTTTCAAATTACTCTtaaatctctaacctcctccaatctTAAAATAGTCTTGTGTTCTTATAACTTGTGCATTTCCCACTTCCTTCTCCCCGTATTGGAGACAGTGCCAGCAGCCATCTGATCTCCAAGCTcttgatttccctccctaaacatttCCACctttttaagacgctgcttaaaatctacctctaaccaagcttttagtcacctgtcctaatatctccaccTTTAGctctgtcaatttttgtttgattccACTTCTGTAAAGCAGCTTGCGACATTTTAAtaagttaatggtgctatataaatgcaagttgttactcaTTAAACAATTTACAGACTAGCTCTGGATTATTTGCACTTTTTTTAATGAATACAAGAATCTGATTTAATAAGGAAGAGAGCTGGATTAGAGGGTTCCAATAGAAAATAGAAACTATTCCAGACATGGTACAAAACTGTAGACAAGAAAACAATGTCTTCAATTCTAAACTGCTATTTGCCAGTGATACCAGTAGTTTCTATTGGTGTCTATTATTTAACATGGACTGATGTTTCCCTTTGTGCTTGCTCAAAGGTGGTCAGAAAAAAAATGGAATAGAATAATATTCCAGCTCAACTTGGGAGCCAGGAAGGTTATTTAGACAATCTGGCTTTCAGCTTCATGAAATCTCAATCAACATGGCAGTAGTAATTTTTTGGTTTGGGGGTGAGAGgaaggagatgtgtgtgtgtgtgggagaagaATAGTTGGAGAACAAATATTGCTCATAGGACAGGACTCTCAGCATTTAATCAGTATTTGCAAGCTTTAAATGCAACAGAATTTGGCTCAATGAGAAGGTTTACAGTGAACAAAATGCAAGTATGCTGTATTGCTTTTCTAGTCCAGTGAATGTAAAACAttaagggggggggggtgaaattgtcATGTCCCATTTCGGGCGAATAATTCAAATTTTCTAAATTACTGTGCGGCGGGAGGGAAGAAGCGGGATATTTGGCTCTTGAACTGGaaggccaccccccccccccccccagcgcttgggggaagggaggaaaggagagagagaagagggcgcGTTGTTTGAGGCAATGTCAGGAGCGGGGAGGCGTCAtgtagcaacatccctccccttcagttaaagggaagggatgCTGAGAGGCCTACATGGCgcctactgggccaccagagaaggggccgggccagcggccaagagggggtaccaggttGGCTGTTAGCGGCCGCCATTGTCAGCCGACAATTCAAGGAAAAggcaccacccagccactggcagcctcCTGCCTcgcaaagctgtcagtggcaccggcaGCGATCCCGTGGGGCAATTTATCACACGGGACGGAAAAGTGGTCACCACCGGGCTGTGAGGGGTTGGCCCACCAGAAACCTGTTTTCGCTACCCCCCGGGGCATTTGTGGATGGGTCACACCCTCAGCCTGCCCCTGGCCGGTAAGGCCTTACTGGGGCAGTTTCGGCCTTTAACAGTATTGCATTTCAAATTTTGTAATATTTAAGTCAGGAAATGTAAACAACTAAGCACATTACCAACCCAAAGTAAAACAATCCCTGAACATCCAATGAGTTGATGACCTTATTTCTTCCACATTATCCATACATTATACAGCCTTGATTACATAACCTGCTCAAATCTGAACAAAAATGGGCAAATAAAAAAAAGCTTACCCTACCTTAGAGACTCTTTCTTCAAATACAAGTACTCTTCACATCACAAAGTAGCTTATTCTCTTTCAGAAAGACTATGTATTAATCGGGGAGATGTTTGTTTAATGCATTTGTCCACTGGTTTACTTCTGGGGGAAAGGAAACGGTCAGAGGAAGACAAAGAATCAGATACCATGACATCAGATCAAGTGCTTAGCACAATGAATTACTTGAAGCTGAATGGCTTATGTAGGCAAATTGATCAAGACAGGGAATCatttttaaaaaggaaatgcatAAGCTTAATTAGTAATTGGAAGTGTTCTTCTGGTCACATCCTCTATGCAACACTAAGAACTTATTTAGTACTGCATGAGAAAGAGGTAGACTTTGACACGGTCAGGTAATTCAAAACTGCAAATCTTTCCTGGAAGCAGATTAGATTCTCAATTGGAAGTTTTACTGATTCATTCTTTTGAATTAACTACCAGAGGGTTTCCCCGATGTTTTCCTGTACAGTAAGCAGGTAAACTCTTTAATATGAGTCAAGTGCATTAGGATCCACCAGCCACTGACACGTTTCCATGCGATCCAATCAATTTTAGTTTTGCAAAAAGGCCTCGGCCAGTAAGTGTAGGTTAAGACATGTAGCATTCATTCAAATCTACAATCCAATTTTGCAAGATCAAGTAGGTACAAAGGAAGGAATTTTCTGAAGAGTAAAATAGAGATATCCTCAGGAAGAATTGGGCTCAGGTCTAAGAACAGCTACTTTCATACAAATTTAGCATTGAGTTCACCGACTCTCGACAAAAAACATGTATGTAAAAGTTTGTCACTGCAACAATGAATATAACAGGTACCAAAGTTTATGGAGTGCCAAATTGACACTGACAGAGATGTCTGCATTATTCTCATAGGGTCTCAGGGGAATGATAAAAACAGGGAACATAATGCACTGGAGAACAGAGCAACAGCACAGAGTAAATTTAGTTACATTGATGAAGAACTGAGCAGAGGCCTGTGCTTCCCCAGTAAGGACCTTGCACTTGGGATACTTTTTTCTCCTCATGTTTCCCTCTCTAAGTCTTGTACAGTTAAAGTTGATTGGCTATATGAATTAGAAGTGTTTTTCCTTAAGTTATAAAAGTTCGGAACTCCATTTCGTCACACTGACATTGTAAATAAATTCTGTAACAAATTTTATTAAACAATTTAAGTTAGACAACATTTTATTAAAAACAGTTTATCCATTCAAACAGAAGTGTCCAGCGATGTGTTGTCTAAATgactatatatatataaaaaaaaaatcagacattCTGATAACAGAAATTACTTAAACATACAACAGTCTCAATATCCAATTACAAAGGTTGGCAATCATTTAAAATTACATTATAGCTCACACAACAGGTAAGTTTCCACTAAGCTGTTGGAAATCACTTCGGTACAAAACAAAAGCAGAACAATAAAGCTAATCAGACATGCTATATTTTTCTGTACATCACATGGTTTTCATTCACGCGTTACGATCCATGCGcacgtctatctctctcccactgatCTTTGCGCCATTCATCATTCTGCGGGCTTTCTCAGCTGCTTCTGGAGAATCGAAACGCACCGTCCCACAGCCCTTGGACTTgccattttccatttttatttcagcaAACATTACATGGCCTAAAAGGTAACACAGCAAGAAAATCAATCTTCCCATAACGCTGGAGAGAACATTAGGGTAAAACAACAAGACTAGATAAACACTCACCGCACTGACTGAAATTTTCCTTTAGTTTCTGCCATGTTAGATCATACGGAAGCTGAAAAAGTATTTACCAATTGTTATTTCTGCGTGtgttttttttacattaaaaaaaGTTTTCAAAACAGCCATGTTTCTACATACATTTCTTGCAAAAACCTGGCAGCCTCGGAAGCCACTTCCACGGTCTCTTAATCCACTTCCCATCGATCCGGTGTTCAAGCTTCCATATCCACGGTCCATATCTATGCTCCTGTCGAGACCTACTCCCATTCCAGTTCCCATTCGATCAAGGCTCGAACCCATGCGATCCATACCCATCGCCATGCCTCCTGCCATGCTATTCATAGCAGCCATTCCACCACCTATGTAAAACAAACCAAAAAAATGTTTTTCTCTCAATAGTACAGTTCAATATTTCAAATGAGAGGCCAAATTATCTTGCATTCAGCCTCgattcagtgatagcactctcgttctggagtcagaatgttgtgggttcaagccctaaatGGCATTCTTCCGTGTTAAAAGCATTCCATGacttaatctagactgacactcagtGCATCACTCCCTTGGTGCTGCATTGGCAAAAGTGCtgactttcaggtgagatgttaaactgaggccgagggcccgtctgccttctcagatgaCATAaatgatcacatggcactattcgaagagcagaggACTTcatctgtgtcctggccaatacatatccctcaatcaacataattaaaacacaATTTATCTGACCATTGTcttattgctgtttttgggagcttgctgtgcacaaattggctgcacattccctacattacaacagtgactgcacttcaataaaagtacttcattggctgtaaagtgtttgggatgtccagaggtcatgaaaggcactatataaatacaagttatttttttCTTTAATTGTACTCTGATATTTGCCAAGCTCCAATATAAGCACTCAAATGTTACTGCACAAATATCCATTATGAAATGATATCAATGTATCAAAGTTTTTCACGCTGCTTCAAAATTTATGGAAAATAATATAGTAGCGGAACTGAAGTAAATAAGCTGCAATGCCGTTTACACTCCACCAGAACTCTCGCATCAAAACTGCCGAAATGAATTTAGAGAACATGACCTTGCAGTGCAATAGTTCAGAACACTTCACAGTGTCATCCTCCAAATCAAGTTGCTCATTTTCTATGTCCACTTCACGTCAAGTTAGAACTAAGTTATGAAATTAACTACTACAGGCAACTAAAAACGACCTAAAATTTGTGACGTAACCAAATAAAAGAGGAATCTAATTAGAGTCTGTGAATTTTCAACAAGATATCTCAATGTGGCTACTCAATAACACGTTTGCCACAAATCAACCTTTCTTAATGGGACATCTTTGGGCCCTCAGCCTCATCAAATACAACAAACAGGCAAGACTGAATGCCTGCTCTGCTCGGGTTTCTGGGGTGTTGGGGAGGTTGTATGAAGTAAAATATCAAATGATTGGCATGATTGTTATTAATCTAGACTGCTACACAGAAAATATCCCAGGTTTAATGGAACAAGTGGATTTCCTGGGGATCGGTTTTGGGCCCTCAACTTTTCACCAtgtttattaatgatttggaagaaggaagAGCGCGCTATATATCCAAGGTTACAGATGAGACTAAGTTTAGAGGGACAATAAGTAATGCAgaagggagcaggaagttgcaaaagCGACACAGATTGAGtaggcaaaactatggcaaattgAGTTAAACGTGAAGTAATCCGTTTTGAacccaagaaagacaaatcagagtactttctaaatggtgagaaaataGGAACTGTATAGGATCAGAGATTCAccaagtacacaaatcattaaaatctAGTAGATAGGTTAAAAAAGCaaataaaaggctaatggaatgttggcttttatctcaagggaTCTGGAATACAACGGGAAGGAAATTATGCTTTAGTTGTATGAAccatggtcagaccccatctggagtatagtgttcagttttgggcaccacatccATGTTCTGAACGATGTACTTTATTTACCCTCATCTCATGGACACTTCCTATCCCTTGTAGTGGAGAGAACTTTCATTTTCCACTTGACCATTCTTATCTCGGAATAAAATTCCAATTAAGACTAAACAGGCAGATTTCTGTAGCCCTACAAggaactgtatgaccataacttatGGTTTAGCGACGGCAAAACTTTCATAAAACCAGCAGAGAAAAAGGTAGAATGGACTGCATTCAAATCCAGGTTCTAAACCCCATGCCACATAGACCCCCAGACAAGATTTTTATGCAGAATATTTTGAACAGTAATAATGCTGTTTATGGTTAACAGGCCACCAAGCTATCCCAGAAGTGAATTATCACTACAGTACCCAATGCTTCAGTCTCTCCCGCTCCTCTCCAACCGTTTCCGAATTGGAGCTTGTTGGAATACGATTACTGTAATTACTGGCCAATGCATCTATTTAAAAGCAATGGCATCAAAAGTGGCCATCTCCAATGGAAACACAGTTTAAAAGAAAGTTCTTGGTATGTTGTCCTCCACATACCTGAAAATGTTAAACATTTGAACTATTATGAAATTAAACCTACCCAATCCAGACGCCATTGGGCCCATGCCAGTCGTACCCATTCCACCTCCCATGCTTCCTCCAAGACCTCCTCCCATTCCACCTCCTAAAAAAGAGTAAAAACAAATATTTTCCATTTATAGACAACTCACTTAAAAAACAGAAGTAGAATTTCACATCGCTCAAAAACAAGAAGATTTGTTGCCGGGCCAACAAGTAAGGTAAAACAATTCatcagtaacccctctccacccTCAAAAGAGAGCAAATTATTAAAATGCTCAGTGGTATTTCTCAATCTTAAATCACAAATGCCAAATAAAATCAAAAGACAGATGACTTTTACAGGAGGTACTGCAGCCATTCATCTTTGAGCAAAGGCTGTTCATTTACCCCTCGAAACGCACTGCAATGAGATGAACAAATATTTCTGCTAAATTGCAGTAGCCATCTCCCCTTGCTAGATTTCTGCAGCACTCATCTCACATGAGAAGTGGGCACATGGCATTCCAAGTATTCAATTTGGCATATAAAAACAAAAGAGCCATTGGAAATTAATTCAACTTTTCAGCTCGACAGAAGTGATCTGTATCAATAGAGAAAAAATGCACGGATTCTTCAGATAGGCAGTGCATAAAAGGAATTAGAGGAAGGGGAATGCTTAAAAAAATTGACATTTTTAGCCATTTAAATTTACTGACGAGAGGTATTGAAATCAAAAGTACTCCAAACAACATCTACAATTTTCTCAAAGACTGGAGATCATTTTTGTACTCAGCGAGATGAGAGGTGTTAGTGCTAGATGATAGTGGATGAAGACTGCCAAACACTGGGCAGCAGACAACATTCCTAacgtaagtgtcagctgtggctcagtgggtcgcactctcggctaagtcggaaggttgtgggttcaagtcctactccagcgccttgagcacataaatctaggctgacactccagtacagtgctgagggagcgctgcactgtcagaggtgccatctttcggatgatgcttttaaatcgaggccccgtctgctcgctcagatggacataaaagatcccacggcactatttcaaagacgagcaggggagttatcctctgtgtcctggccattatttacccctcaaacaacatagcaaaaaaacagattctctggtcattatcacattgctgtttgtgggagcttgcttatgcgcaaattggctgccgcgtttcctatattacaacagtgactatactccaaaaagtacttcattggctgtaaagcgctttgagatgtccagtggtcatgaaaggcgctttataaatgcaagtctttctttttctttctaatgCAGACAGGCTTTAAGCCTAGGTCTCAGTATCGAATCTACTTGCACCACCCAGTTCCCCATATAAATTAAACAGAAAAAATAATTTGCAAATTTCTGACAACTTTGATTTTCATACATTATCTGGAAGTATTTCCTTTCCAATACATCTACTTACAGAAATAATTGACAAAAACAGTCGAGATGACATATCTACTTTACAAGAGGTCTTTAGTAGAATTATTACTTTTTGAAAGAAATTCCGTTCATAGAACAGGATAAAGCTGCCATTAGGGCAACAaatgcaacaacaaaaaaaaaaaaattcctttaaGGTTTCAGCTTGTCGCATCTTCACAATCTTTTCCCCATCTTGCTGAAAATCCCACTCAACTCGAGCAGTACAGAGAAAGGGAATCACAGGCAAGGCAAGCATATTGAAAATGGCTAGAAATTGATTTTTAAAAAGTGATGGATAGATCATGAAGTTGTCAAAACTTCTCGTACACCTATGCCAAATTTTCACTTTCCTAACACGCGTCCCATTTCACAAAATTGGAGCTTGATCAAACAAGATCAATTTTATATTTGCTGAATAAGTCTAAGTTCTCAATTTTGGATTAAATAAAAATTATGTAACCAAAATAACAATTTTCCAAATTTGCGTGTatatgggaagggggggggggggggtgggggaagatagGACCGAGGAAGGAATATTTTGAAAAAGTTGGGTTCTCCAAATGAGTCACAAAAGAACATTTTAAATGGTGTATCCTTTCCTTGGCCGTAATTTTGGCAACATCCACGTCATGTATCACAAACGTTTGTCTTCAGTTTCTTACCCATTCCTCCAAATGAGTCCCCAAAGCCACGGTTCATACCCATGTCACTTCTTCCAAATTCTCGATCAAAACTGCCTCCCATGCCAGTGGACCCCATACCTGCACGGTACATATCTGGaacaaaaacattaaaaaacaGTAATATTCTTGTTTTGAAAAGCAAGGCAGATTCTAAAAATTACTAAACAGAAAATGAGATGAAGTTTTAACAGTTATATGTTTGCAGCAGAAACCAGAAGACTTCTAGAGGCTTTCCCCACTTGTGTACCATTTAAGTTATGttcacatagaaattaggtgcaggagtaggccattcagcccttcgagcctgcaccaccattcagtaagatcatggctgatcattcaacctcagtgcccctttcctgctttctctccataccccttgatccctttggccgaaagggccacatctaactgccttttgaatatatctaaagaactggcctcaacaactttctgcaacagagaattccacaggttcacaattctctgagtgaagaagaataGTTTCCACACTAGAGAAAAACTTGATCTAAGCAATTGAAGTTGCTGAGGCTGGGACACCAACATTAACCCGGCTTTTCATAATTAGTCCCATGGAATCATAGAGCACAACAATAGGTCCTTAATTCATCAGAAGATACTCATATGCACCATAGCCCAGCCCGATTCAATCTTCCTCCAACATCCATATATATGGGCACTTCCAGCAAAGGGTTACGAGGAGCAAGAACCCTGACCTATTCCCCAACCCCCCAAAATAAAATAAAGGGCACCAAGACCAATTGGTAAGCAGTCTTCAGTTAACTCCACACAAACCATGGATTGAATCTGGGATCATCTTTGTATACATTTCAGCTAAGTGCATAAACTCATTAGATCATTGGAGGAGCCAAGTAATGTGAATATAGTTTGATGTTCATTCATGAGTACAGCACCTGGAAGCTGAAGTGATCACAACCATAAATGTACAAAACACATTACAATACAGCAACCATTAAAAAATATAGAACCCTTACCTCCGATATTGCTCCCCATTCCACCTGCGCTGCTGCCCATCCCTCCAATGGCACTCATGTTGCTGCCCATTCCTCCCATATTTCCGCCCATTCCTCCCATGTTTCCCATTCCTGCAGCCATATTTCCTCTGAAGTCATCCATAGTACCCATACCTGCAATATAAAAAAAAAAGTCACCAAACTGATCAAAAATAATAAAGCCTCAAGGCAAACAGAAAAACAATTACCTGCCATTCGACCCATATTTCCCATGCTGCCCATGTTTCCACCACCGTATCCTCCCATGTTGTTCATTACGTCCATTCCACTGCTAAAACCACTGGGACCACTCATTCCTTCAGgtaagaaaaaaaaaagacttgcaacaGAAGATAAATAACTTTACACTTTAAAAACTTGGGTTCTTAGCAAAACAGAAAACTCACCTCCGCCCATTCTGTTCATTCCCCCATAAGCTGGCCCATCCATTCCAATTCCTAAGACAAACACAAGAGGTTAAGTAGTAGTAATTATATATTCATATTTAACTATTTAAATTTCCATACACACTTATTGTATGCAACTTTCCTCTCCCATTAGGAATCTTACACACAAGTGCGAAGTCTCATACCTCCAGATCCCATATTGCCCATTCCACTGTTCATATTCAGTTGATTTGCAGCTATTGGCTGACCACCAGGTCCAAGTCCCATTCCAATACCTCCAAGCCCACCTGAAACCAACCAAAACAGCAGGCATGAAACCAGTACACTGGAAGCActatggaaaacagcaaatgtctaTTGTGGCATATATCTGAACCGATAAGTTATATAGTTTGCATTATATCTTGTATTAGACTTACGAGGTAACTGTGGTGTCTTGTTGTCCATAGAATGGAAGTCATCATGTGGAACAGATCTATCATCCTTTATAAAAAGGAAAGAATTTGGTTTGTGATTGTAGAACTAATCGATTTCCAAGCACTTCCACATCATAATTGTAAGAAAGTAATCAAATCTCACCATTTTCACGTGCATTGGTCGGTCAAACAAAAATTGTCCATTGAACATAGCTGTAAACAAGTTAAAGAAACTCAAACATTGAGACAAACGGACCGTGCCCAATTCTGTAAAAGGATCCCATAGCTATCTATGAAATACATTAACAGATTTCAAAGGGATGTGCCTACTACAAACTGCAATAAACATGCATCTCTTAAATACAATTTTCACTTAGATTTCTTACTAAATATGGTTGAAATGTCAGACTAGGACCCGAAATAAGTTACCTTACCCATTAAAGCTGATTTCTTCACATCAATTGTATTTAGTACCTTCAATCATGTAGTCCTATCCAGACTTCTGCCCAATTAAGCACAGAATCTTTGGCCTACGATCTACTAAGACAaacgagggatgggcaatcaaAATGGCCATGCTAATGTCGCAGAGAATTTAAAAACTGCAGAACTAGAAATGTAAAAAGGAGCAGAACAGATAGTTCTATTCTTGCACTTAGGTTGGTTTTCCTTTTGGCACTAGGTTTATTAGACTGCAGGCTGGCAGTTATCTCCATCTAATGTCGTGAGTGAAAGTGACACAAGCAATAAACATTTTACCAGTCTCATTCACTTGTGTATATGACACGTTTTGTAAAATATATAGGCACAGTGCACAAAGAGCAATGGAATAATACATCTGAAGAGGTTCAAATAACAAACTGCAAGAGCATAACCCAACTTATTAAGTCATCTAAATGCAGATATTTCTCAGGAGCTTTAGCATTCACCTCTCAATAAAAATTGAGGCTCCTTTTCAGATAATGAATGAAGTAATTTTCAGTTACTGACAAGAGAAAAGTGGTGAGAGATCATTGCTGCCCAAATATTGCAAAGAAGGGCAGCAATGATTCTGCATTTGGACAATGCAcgccgttattaatgtgcaaatcgaccAGCAACATGTGACGAGGAAGAGATGCCCCATGAGTTGTGAATTGCCGCAAACTACTGGTCAATTAGCTTTGCGAGAACAGTATCTCACCCTCAACCTtcccatgaagttgctgcattggcacattaattgtccattaaacacACCACAGAAAGTTTTTAATTTATAGCACAAGTACCCTTTTAAAAATATAATTGTTAATGACAGCCAATCAACCCCTTGGCTAGAAagtgaacaattttttttaaaaaaagagcggagtctcattccttcaggtagtgaattaTTGTTTGGAGTTTTTTTTCTAATGTCAGATTTTTTAAAaaatcttacttttcctttgtctcttttctctctcttaattcaatacttctttccctctctttatatacctaatttgacattgaattcaccctccttctcagttatccctctgtttatttctcaattcttAAATCTCATTAAGGAAGTTCAGTTTGTCCTGTTGTTCACCAAGGTTTCAGATGCCATGCTGTCCTTGCTGTGCCGTTACCAGCGAGCACTTCAAGCAACTTTATGGGCAAAATATTTTTGGAGCTAAAGTGTGCAACAAGTCTCACTAACAGGGCCTGATGTGAGATGCCCCCTACAGCAAATTCTGTGCCTATATTCAACTTGGTTATGTGTTTGAATGCCACACTAATGTCTAAAGAGAGTCCAAGCTCCTCCTTCAAAGTGCGGATTCAAAGATTTTGTAGATCATCTTCAAAAATATTTGCAAATCGTGTAGGAAAAGATACAGATAGCTTGAACGGCTTCAAGGGACTGTTCGAAAATCACAGTTCCTATTCCACGACTTTTGCCGTCTTTGTCTTCTTTGATATCTGCACGTTTTACTGTCCCAGCCATGGAAAATACTTCTTTCAGCTTCTTCCATCCCACTTTAAAGTCAAGCTAAACATAAACAGAGGTAATTGCACAGAAATTCAAAACAGCACAATTGTCTTTCAATTTCTTTGCAGGAAATGGAAAAAAAATTAAACACACTTACATTAGCAACAAATACAGTTGGTAAAAGTCTTCCAGCCTGCAGAGCAGTGAGGACCTCCGGGGGGATATTTGGGTTGTTGACAAGATTTGGTGGCAAATTAACAATTGGTGTACCCATATCCGGCCCTGGTCCACCAGGGTACGAACCACTGCTACCACGCTGCATAGCCCTGCGGGCATGCTCTCCATCAGCATCCTACATGAAATAAAAGTAGTTATGCTCAAGACATTAAAGCTAATACAACTGCATATTCCAAAAAAATTACAAGCTCTAAAGTTTCATCCTCTGCTTCAAATGAATACCAAATAAGATCACTTCGCTATGCTCATTTTGTGGCACCTAAATTTGCGCATTTTCTTCAATTAAAAGGGAATAAAAGTTGTGTTGAAAGATGACCTGAACTGGATGTGTTTCTGGACAGAGAAGGGATGGCGGGGAGGTGAAATTGTTTGAAGAAAATGGGAAACAGATTTTGGGGTTTTTACATTAAATATTTTACTCGGGCTCAGGTGATACCAACACTCCCCGAAGCAAGCTTTGCTCTCTTATATGTGTCACTACCTTCCCTATATTTATAGAGATCGATAGCAAGACCAAAGATTGAGCAGAGAACTCCAGATTTATTGGAATGCATCATGTATCACATGGCATCATGTGATTCTATAGGTGGACTGAATATAGTTTGGCTGAGATTCAAACTATAAGCCAATAGATGGTTTACTTAACGAACGTTGTATACAGCATAAAAATGTAAGTATAAACTTTACTGGACTCGGTACAATAAAAAAAACACTTCTAACATACACAAAAGGTGGAAAATAGATAGTCGCTTCTTACGTAGTGGAACATTAC harbors:
- the myef2 gene encoding myelin expression factor 2 → MLEAQSVALIARHIGNPPTHTPLGVLLAGIRRTSPVIIHNNSAWMRMQLTKNGCEEDEASKEETSSLKEKSTGIKKSNRFHPYLKEKTTNGDKKGYNRNRVFISNIPYDTKWQVIKDLMREKVGDVIYVELFKDAEGKSRGCGVVEFKAEDLVLKALDVMNKHDLGGRPLTIKEDADGEHARRAMQRGSSGSYPGGPGPDMGTPIVNLPPNLVNNPNIPPEVLTALQAGRLLPTVFVANLDFKVGWKKLKEVFSMAGTVKRADIKEDKDGKSRGIGTVIFEQSLEAVQAISMFNGQFLFDRPMHVKMDDRSVPHDDFHSMDNKTPQLPRGLGGIGMGLGPGGQPIAANQLNMNSGMGNMGSGGIGMDGPAYGGMNRMGGGMSGPSGFSSGMDVMNNMGGYGGGNMGSMGNMGRMAGMGTMDDFRGNMAAGMGNMGGMGGNMGGMGSNMSAIGGMGSSAGGMGSNIGDMYRAGMGSTGMGGSFDREFGRSDMGMNRGFGDSFGGMGGGMGGGLGGSMGGGMGTTGMGPMASGLGGGMAAMNSMAGGMAMGMDRMGSSLDRMGTGMGVGLDRSIDMDRGYGSLNTGSMGSGLRDRGSGFRGCQVFARNLPYDLTWQKLKENFSQCGHVMFAEIKMENGKSKGCGTVRFDSPEAAEKARRMMNGAKISGREIDVRMDRNA